Proteins found in one Miscanthus floridulus cultivar M001 chromosome 4, ASM1932011v1, whole genome shotgun sequence genomic segment:
- the LOC136549251 gene encoding uncharacterized protein encodes MELGLSHENIRQLIVGKEATEEKAKKAIIDLELQSLHQHNNQDKRGAAAQGTRFLEASLAFPLIRLATSDPNPPRLLRPQRRQPSQAGVVSAPAAPPSVRPPDSALGFCLPHPPHQAPPASAPPSLQGCPVPSTALVESCPSAARHAPHRRSHTCYNHEQAAPHCSMRTPRMQPPVRLRRLCDSEIQFATCASHAMPCQDKQRERERASGEGTARDGTQEGTSQRWRAVRFPSVRCSFDDRDLPNGRLAAIRHPATAGLLRPPRPPHSSFASLPPPLRPEPPALSLLPTPQFSSLLRACCSSQPSRPPPRTRQIPFPPLRSTLHSNRSVRDLSFVQIRLD; translated from the exons TGCAGAGCCTCCACCAGCACAACAACCAAGACAAGAGAGGCGCAGCCGCACAGGGCACGCGGTTTCTGGAAGCTTCCCTTGCCTTCCCTCTCATTCGGTTGGCCACCTCGGACCCAAATCCGCCGCGGCTCCTCCGCCCGCAGCGCCGCCAGCCAAGCCAGGCAGGTGTCGTCTCTGCCCCTGCCGCCCCGCCCTCAGTACGACCGCCGGATTCGGCGCTGGGGTTTTGTCTCCCCCACCCCCCACACCAGGCACCACCAGCCTCGGCCCCGCCGTCTCTCCAAGGCTGTCCCGTCCCGTCCACGGCCTTGGTCGAGTCGTGTCCCTCCGCCGCCCGGCATGCCCCCCACCGCCGATCGCACACG TGCTACAATCATGAGCAAGCCGCGCCACACTGCTCGATGCGCACTCCTAGAATGCAACCTCCTGTTCGATTGCGGAGATTATGCGATTCGGAGATTCAGTTCGCCACTTGTGCTAGTCATGCCATGCCGTGCCAAGacaagcagagagagagagagagagcatctgGGGAAGGGACGGCACGGGACGGGACTCAAGAGGGAACAAGTCAGCGTTGGCGGGCTGTCCGGTTCCCGTCCGTCCGATGCAGCTTCGACGACCGCGATCTCCCCAACGGACGGCTAGCTGCCATCCGTCACCCTGCTACTGCTGGTTTGCTGCGTCCACCCCGCCCGCCGcactcttcatttgcttcgcTTCCGCCACCCCTGAGGCCTGAGCCCCCAGCCTTGTCCCTCCTCCCCACCCCCCAATTCTCCAGCCTCCTCCGGGCTTGCTGCTCCAGCCagccctcgcgcccgccgccgcgcacACGCCAGATTCCCTTTCCGCCGTTAAGAAGCACGCTCCATTCGAATCGATCCGTCCGTGACCTCTCGTTTGTGCAGATCCGTCTAGACTGA
- the LOC136550612 gene encoding transcription factor TGA2.1 isoform X1, with product MADASSRTDTSIVLYDNDKNQRMENGSGAAVPSNSSDRSDRSDKPLDQKTMRRLAQNREAARKSRLRKKAYVQQLESSKLKLAQLEQELQKARQQGIFISSSGDQTHSMSGNGALTFDIEYARWLEDQNKQINELRTAVNAHASDSDLRLIVDGIMAHYDEIFKVKGVAAKADVFHILSGMWKTPAERCFLWLGGFRPSELLKLLANHLEPLTEQQMLGLNNLQQSSQQAEDALSQGMEALQQSLAETLAGSLGPSGSSGNVANYMGQMAMAMGKLGTLENFLRQADNLRQQTLHQMQRILTIRQASRALLAIHDYFSRLRALSSLWLARPRE from the exons ATGGCTGATGCTAGCTCAAGGACTGACACCTCAATTGTTTTATACGACAACGACAAGAATCAGAGG ATGGAGAACGGAAGTGGTGCGGCTGTACCTTCTAATTCTTCAGATAGGTCCGACAGGTCTGACAAACCTTTGGACCAAAAG ACAATGCGACGGCTTGCCCAAAATCGTGAGGCAGCAAGAAAAAGTCGGCTGAGGAAGAAG GCATatgtgcagcagctggagagcagtaAGCTGAAACTTGCACAACTGGAGCAGGAACTCCAGAAAGCTCGCCAGCAG GGAATCTTCATTTCAAGCTCTGGAGACCAAACCCATTCCATGAGTGGAAATG GAGCATTGACTTTTGACATAGAATATGCTAGATGGCTAGAGGACCAAAATAAGCAGATAAATGAGTTGAGGACTGCAGTGAATGCTCATGCAAGTGACAGTGATCTACGACTTATTGTAGATGGCATAATGGCACATTATGATGAAATATTCAAGGTCAAAGGTGTTGCTGCAAAGGCTGATGTATTTCATATACTTTCAGGCATGTGGAAGACACCTGCTGAAAGGTGCTTCCTGTGGCTTGGGGGTTTTCGTCCATCTGAGCTTTTAAAG CTCCTAGCGAATCACCTCGAGCCCCTAACTGAGCAGCAAATGCTGGGTTTGAACAACCTCCAGCAATCTTCCCAGCAAGCAGAGGATGCATTGTCACAGGGCATGGAAGCCCTGCAGCAATCTTTGGCAGAGACTTTAGCTGGATCTCTTGGTCCATCAGGTTCTTCAGGAAATGTGGCAAACTACATGGGTcagatggccatggccatgggcaAACTTGGGACACTCGAGAATTTTCTTCGCCAA GCCGACAACCTGCGACAGCAGACATTGCATCAAATGCAACGCATTCTAACGATCCGGCAGGCTTCTCGTGCTCTTCTTGCCATCCATGACTACTTTTCGCGGTTGCGTGCTTTAAGTTCTCTGTGGCTTGCTAGGCCGCGCGAATAA
- the LOC136550612 gene encoding transcription factor TGA2.1 isoform X2, whose amino-acid sequence MADASSRTDTSIVLYDNDKNQRMENGSGAAVPSNSSDRSDRSDKPLDQKTMRRLAQNREAARKSRLRKKAYVQQLESSKLKLAQLEQELQKARQQGIFISSSGDQTHSMSGNGMWKTPAERCFLWLGGFRPSELLKLLANHLEPLTEQQMLGLNNLQQSSQQAEDALSQGMEALQQSLAETLAGSLGPSGSSGNVANYMGQMAMAMGKLGTLENFLRQADNLRQQTLHQMQRILTIRQASRALLAIHDYFSRLRALSSLWLARPRE is encoded by the exons ATGGCTGATGCTAGCTCAAGGACTGACACCTCAATTGTTTTATACGACAACGACAAGAATCAGAGG ATGGAGAACGGAAGTGGTGCGGCTGTACCTTCTAATTCTTCAGATAGGTCCGACAGGTCTGACAAACCTTTGGACCAAAAG ACAATGCGACGGCTTGCCCAAAATCGTGAGGCAGCAAGAAAAAGTCGGCTGAGGAAGAAG GCATatgtgcagcagctggagagcagtaAGCTGAAACTTGCACAACTGGAGCAGGAACTCCAGAAAGCTCGCCAGCAG GGAATCTTCATTTCAAGCTCTGGAGACCAAACCCATTCCATGAGTGGAAATG GCATGTGGAAGACACCTGCTGAAAGGTGCTTCCTGTGGCTTGGGGGTTTTCGTCCATCTGAGCTTTTAAAG CTCCTAGCGAATCACCTCGAGCCCCTAACTGAGCAGCAAATGCTGGGTTTGAACAACCTCCAGCAATCTTCCCAGCAAGCAGAGGATGCATTGTCACAGGGCATGGAAGCCCTGCAGCAATCTTTGGCAGAGACTTTAGCTGGATCTCTTGGTCCATCAGGTTCTTCAGGAAATGTGGCAAACTACATGGGTcagatggccatggccatgggcaAACTTGGGACACTCGAGAATTTTCTTCGCCAA GCCGACAACCTGCGACAGCAGACATTGCATCAAATGCAACGCATTCTAACGATCCGGCAGGCTTCTCGTGCTCTTCTTGCCATCCATGACTACTTTTCGCGGTTGCGTGCTTTAAGTTCTCTGTGGCTTGCTAGGCCGCGCGAATAA